In the genome of Nocardioides sp. NBC_00368, the window TGGATGCGGCCATCGCCCAGGTCGAGGCCGACCACGGCCGCATCGACGTCCTCATCCACAACGCCGGTCACATGGTGGTCGGCCCGACCGAGGCGTTCACGCCCGAGCAGCTGGCCGAGCTCTACGACGTCAACGTGCTCTCGACCCAGCGGGTGAACCGGGCGGTGCTGCCGGGCATGCGGGCACGGGGTGCCGGCCTGGTGGTGTGGGTGTCGAGCTCCTCGGTCAAGGGCGGTACGCCGCCCTACCTGGCCCCCTACTTCGCGGCCAAGGCGGGCATGGACTCCCTCGCCGTCTCCTATGCCGGTGAGCTGGCCCGGTGGGGTGTGGAGACCTCGATCGTCGTGCCCGGCTCGTTCACCAGCGGCACGAACCACTTCGCGCACTCCGGACGGCCCGCCGACACGGCGGTCGAGGCGGCGTACGAGACGCGCTACGCCGGGCTCATGGGCCAGGTGGCCGAGAAGCTCGCCGCGCTGGCTCCGGCCGACGCGGACGCCTCGAT includes:
- a CDS encoding SDR family oxidoreductase, which produces MNQIVVITGASSGFGALTARALARTGQTVYAGMRETGGRNAPAVRAAADYSTEHGVDLRAIELDVNSQDSVDAAIAQVEADHGRIDVLIHNAGHMVVGPTEAFTPEQLAELYDVNVLSTQRVNRAVLPGMRARGAGLVVWVSSSSVKGGTPPYLAPYFAAKAGMDSLAVSYAGELARWGVETSIVVPGSFTSGTNHFAHSGRPADTAVEAAYETRYAGLMGQVAEKLAALAPADADASMVSDEIARIVSLPAGERPFRVHIDPADDGSEEVSDVADRVRREFLTRVDLADLLTIAR